The following coding sequences are from one Solidesulfovibrio fructosivorans JJ] window:
- a CDS encoding molybdate ABC transporter permease subunit: MTPEAIVAALSDPGVLFPIRLTLWVMAVAIPVFFVLGVPLGYLLGRGHSRAVALLDFLVSLPLVLPPMAVGFFMLLLLGRKGFIGAPLQHFFGVEIIFSFPGLALAAITSGIPLMVRPVQAAVRGDLVRLVELSSVLGKGPVTTFVRVVLPHCRKSVAAGLFLATGRALGEVGVSLLLGGDIVGRTNTVSLEIYNAVFTGDFFRAGLLSALLALVSLGLTYALKRTGKG, encoded by the coding sequence TTGACTCCGGAAGCCATTGTAGCGGCCCTGTCCGACCCGGGCGTCCTTTTCCCCATCAGGCTGACGCTTTGGGTGATGGCCGTGGCGATTCCGGTGTTCTTCGTGCTCGGCGTGCCCCTGGGCTACCTGCTCGGCCGGGGGCACAGCCGGGCCGTCGCGCTGCTCGACTTCCTGGTCTCGCTGCCGCTTGTGCTGCCGCCCATGGCCGTGGGCTTTTTCATGCTGCTGCTGCTTGGCCGCAAGGGCTTCATCGGCGCGCCGCTGCAGCATTTTTTCGGCGTGGAGATCATCTTCAGCTTTCCCGGACTGGCCCTGGCCGCCATCACTTCCGGCATACCGCTGATGGTGCGGCCGGTGCAGGCCGCCGTGCGGGGCGATCTGGTGCGCTTGGTCGAGCTTTCCTCCGTGCTCGGCAAAGGACCGGTCACCACCTTTGTTCGGGTGGTGCTGCCCCATTGCCGCAAGAGCGTGGCGGCCGGGCTTTTTTTGGCCACGGGGCGGGCGCTTGGCGAAGTCGGCGTGAGCCTGCTTTTGGGCGGCGATATCGTCGGGCGCACCAACACCGTTTCTCTGGAAATCTACAACGCCGTTTTTACAGGCGATTTTTTCCGCGCCGGGCTCCTGTCGGCCTTGTTGGCCCTGGTTTCCCTGGGGCTTACCTATGCGCTGAAGCGCACGGGCAAGGGGTAG
- a CDS encoding C-GCAxxG-C-C family protein, giving the protein MSEATQTAVAHFSSGYNCSQSVLMALCAPYGLDTDAAARLATGFGVGMYRGATCGAVSGAMLALGLFGGGGGPDGAAAKAATYDRIEEFYARFRRLHGSLVCRELIGLDPSTPEGLERARREGRFQTLCLSLVRDAAEIAAAIIAEK; this is encoded by the coding sequence ATGTCCGAGGCGACGCAGACGGCGGTGGCGCATTTTTCCAGTGGCTACAACTGTTCCCAGTCCGTGCTCATGGCCCTCTGCGCGCCGTATGGGCTGGATACGGACGCGGCCGCGCGTCTGGCCACGGGATTTGGCGTGGGCATGTACCGGGGCGCGACTTGCGGGGCCGTGTCCGGGGCCATGCTGGCGCTCGGGCTTTTCGGCGGGGGAGGCGGCCCGGACGGCGCGGCGGCCAAGGCCGCGACCTATGACCGTATCGAGGAATTTTACGCCCGTTTCCGCAGGCTCCACGGCTCGCTGGTCTGCCGCGAACTCATCGGCCTTGACCCTTCCACCCCGGAAGGACTCGAACGCGCCCGGCGGGAAGGCCGCTTCCAGACGCTTTGCCTGTCCTTGGTGCGCGACGCCGCTGAAATAGCCGCGGCCATCATCGCGGAAAAGTAG
- a CDS encoding patatin-like phospholipase family protein, with the protein MIKRIVGWLLVVVCMVSLAGCGAARKRHPLIDPNAPNLSVMGMRNVRDWGDALSPMLQKSLITGARQYAAWRKANHLGPEKDLYLLALSGGGADGAFGAGVLCGWTDKGDRPEFRVVTGVSTGALSAPFAFLGEKYDPVLRKLYTNVQTKDIFFLKSIWDIIRGDSVADTGPLKKLVETYVTPEMMAELAREHARGRRLFIATTNLDAQRNVVWDIGAIASSGNPNALELIHKVMIASASIPVAFPPVYIPVEKNGETFDEMHVDGGVISQFIVYDAYLLPKEIAEDAHAMAAYNALRKHVCIIVNNKLGPVSESVRPRLAPIALRSISTLIKSQAKGSLAYSYLLTKRDGMSLDYIVIPEDFDSPNKEPFDPAAMRKTFDMGYALGKEGQGWQSLPPGYVE; encoded by the coding sequence ATGATCAAGCGCATCGTTGGCTGGCTTTTGGTCGTTGTTTGCATGGTTTCCCTGGCCGGCTGCGGTGCGGCCCGGAAGCGTCACCCGCTTATCGACCCCAATGCCCCGAATCTGTCCGTCATGGGCATGCGCAACGTGCGGGACTGGGGCGATGCGCTCTCGCCCATGCTGCAGAAAAGTCTGATTACGGGGGCGCGCCAATATGCCGCCTGGCGCAAGGCCAATCACCTCGGCCCGGAAAAGGATTTGTATCTGCTCGCCCTGTCCGGCGGCGGCGCGGACGGCGCGTTTGGCGCGGGCGTGCTGTGCGGTTGGACGGACAAGGGGGACCGGCCCGAGTTTCGCGTGGTGACCGGCGTTTCCACCGGTGCCCTGTCCGCGCCGTTCGCTTTCCTGGGCGAGAAATATGATCCGGTTTTGCGCAAGCTCTATACCAATGTCCAGACCAAGGACATTTTCTTCCTCAAAAGCATCTGGGACATCATCCGGGGCGATTCGGTGGCCGATACCGGGCCGCTCAAGAAGTTGGTCGAAACCTACGTCACGCCGGAGATGATGGCCGAGCTGGCTCGCGAGCATGCCCGGGGCCGACGGCTTTTCATCGCCACCACCAATCTCGACGCCCAGCGCAACGTGGTCTGGGACATCGGGGCCATCGCGTCCTCGGGCAACCCCAATGCGCTCGAGCTTATCCATAAGGTCATGATCGCCTCGGCCTCCATCCCGGTGGCTTTTCCGCCGGTCTATATCCCGGTGGAGAAAAACGGCGAGACCTTCGACGAGATGCACGTGGACGGCGGGGTGATCTCGCAGTTCATCGTCTACGACGCCTACCTGCTGCCCAAGGAAATAGCCGAGGACGCCCACGCCATGGCGGCCTACAATGCGCTGCGCAAGCATGTCTGCATCATCGTCAACAACAAGCTCGGCCCGGTCAGCGAATCCGTGCGGCCGCGTCTGGCCCCCATCGCCTTGCGCTCCATTTCCACGCTGATCAAGTCCCAGGCCAAAGGTTCGCTGGCTTACAGCTACCTGCTGACCAAGCGCGACGGCATGTCGCTCGATTACATCGTCATTCCCGAGGATTTCGACAGCCCCAACAAGGAGCCCTTCGACCCGGCGGCCATGCGCAAGACCTTCGACATGGGCTATGCCCTGGGCAAGGAAGGCCAGGGTTGGCAATCCCTGCCCCCGGGCTACGTGGAGTAG
- a CDS encoding FeoA family protein, whose translation MAPLHCLAHFPPGSRVRVEAICDCPKARGRLFAMGITPGTVVEVTACCGGPVCLRARGACLSIGHGLAQKVMGRLAEDCVQAA comes from the coding sequence ATGGCCCCGCTTCATTGCCTCGCCCATTTCCCCCCCGGCAGCCGCGTGCGCGTCGAAGCCATTTGCGATTGCCCCAAGGCCCGAGGACGGCTTTTCGCCATGGGCATAACGCCCGGCACGGTGGTCGAGGTGACGGCTTGTTGTGGCGGGCCGGTGTGCCTGCGGGCCAGGGGCGCCTGCCTTTCCATCGGCCACGGTCTGGCCCAGAAGGTCATGGGGCGGCTGGCCGAGGACTGCGTACAGGCGGCCTAG
- a CDS encoding FeoA family protein, which produces MDTDATTSAIGLRRLRVGQKARIVRVDAGGELGRRLRDMGLVPGTVVEVIGRAPLKDPVALRLRDFTLTLRNNEADHITVIVP; this is translated from the coding sequence ATGGACACGGATGCAACGACGTCCGCCATTGGCCTTCGCCGGCTGCGGGTCGGCCAGAAGGCCCGCATTGTCCGGGTGGACGCGGGGGGCGAGCTTGGCCGCCGACTGCGGGACATGGGCCTGGTGCCCGGTACTGTGGTGGAGGTCATCGGCCGCGCGCCGCTCAAGGACCCCGTGGCCCTGCGTCTTCGCGACTTCACCTTGACCCTGCGCAACAACGAAGCCGACCACATTACCGTCATCGTGCCCTAA